Proteins encoded in a region of the Gallalistipes aquisgranensis genome:
- the bioD gene encoding dethiobiotin synthase — translation MTPLERVYFVTGIDTDAGKSYVTGMLARDWRARGCRVITQKFIQTGCTGASEDIGLHRKIMGTGLLPEDLDFTTAPLRFTYPASPDLAVRIDGRKLDLSLVEKSTQRLLERYDTVLIEGAGGLMVPLEGLYTTLDYIAERRLPVILVTNPKLGSINHTLLSLEMCRVRGVKVGFVAYDLCPETSPEITDDTREVIRTYLAKTMPECVFLEFPFCRL, via the coding sequence ATGACACCGCTCGAACGCGTTTACTTCGTTACCGGGATCGACACGGATGCCGGAAAAAGCTATGTGACCGGGATGCTGGCCCGCGACTGGAGGGCCCGGGGCTGTCGGGTGATCACCCAGAAATTCATTCAGACCGGCTGCACCGGGGCTTCCGAGGACATCGGGCTGCACCGGAAAATCATGGGGACGGGCCTTCTGCCGGAGGACCTCGATTTCACGACCGCCCCGCTCCGCTTCACTTATCCCGCCTCGCCCGACCTGGCGGTACGGATCGACGGGAGGAAACTCGACCTCTCGCTCGTGGAGAAGAGCACGCAGCGTCTTCTGGAACGCTACGACACGGTGCTGATCGAAGGGGCCGGGGGGCTGATGGTGCCGCTGGAGGGTCTTTATACCACGCTGGATTACATCGCGGAGAGGCGGCTTCCCGTCATTCTGGTGACCAATCCCAAACTGGGAAGTATCAACCACACCCTGTTGAGTCTGGAGATGTGCCGGGTCCGGGGCGTGAAGGTCGGCTTCGTAGCCTATGATCTCTGTCCGGAGACTTCGCCGGAGATTACGGACGACACCCGCGAGGTGATACGCACCTATCTGGCGAAGACGATGCCGGAGTGTGTCTTCCTCGAATTCCCCTTCTGCCGGCTGTGA
- the gltA gene encoding NADPH-dependent glutamate synthase — MANKIPRVPVREQDPKVRAANFDEVCYGYNAEEARLEASRCLNCKKPRCVESCPVSIQIPQFIARVAEGDFEGAARIIAEDSSLPSVCGRVCPQETQCEGSCILGIKGEPVAIGKLERFVGDWSIENGKRFAEAAAPNGRKVAVVGSGPSGLACAADLAKMGYEVTIFEALHKVGGVLEYGIPEFRLPKQKIVAEEVENVRRLGVRIETDAIIGRTVTVDQLLDEEGYGAVFIGSGAGLPRFMGIPGENLNGVVSANEFLTRANLMKAYDDRYDTPIYVGQRVVVVGGGNVAMDAVRTAKRLGAEAFIVYRRSEAELPARTEEVHHAKEEGIDFRMLTNPVEVLGDEKGWVRGIRCIRMELGEPDASGRRSPVEIPGSEFEIACDVVIMALGTSPNPLIASTTRGLETNRKGCIVADENGQTSREGIFAGGDTVTGAATVILAMGAGRKAARAIDAYLRSKTK, encoded by the coding sequence ATGGCAAACAAGATACCGCGGGTTCCCGTGCGCGAACAGGACCCGAAAGTCCGGGCCGCCAACTTCGATGAGGTGTGCTACGGTTACAACGCGGAGGAGGCGCGTCTGGAGGCCTCCCGCTGTCTGAACTGCAAGAAGCCGCGCTGCGTGGAGAGCTGCCCGGTTTCGATCCAGATTCCGCAGTTCATCGCCCGTGTGGCGGAAGGCGATTTCGAAGGCGCCGCCCGCATCATCGCCGAGGACAGTTCGCTGCCTTCGGTCTGCGGACGCGTCTGCCCGCAGGAGACCCAATGCGAAGGCTCCTGTATCCTGGGCATCAAGGGCGAGCCGGTAGCCATCGGCAAACTGGAGCGTTTCGTGGGAGACTGGAGCATCGAAAACGGGAAACGGTTCGCTGAGGCGGCCGCACCGAACGGCCGCAAGGTGGCCGTGGTGGGCAGCGGTCCCAGCGGACTGGCCTGTGCCGCCGACCTGGCCAAAATGGGCTACGAGGTGACGATCTTCGAGGCGCTGCACAAGGTCGGCGGCGTACTGGAGTACGGCATTCCCGAATTCCGCCTCCCGAAACAGAAGATCGTGGCCGAAGAGGTGGAGAATGTCCGGCGTCTGGGCGTACGGATCGAGACCGACGCCATCATTGGGCGGACGGTTACCGTGGACCAGCTTCTGGACGAAGAGGGATACGGCGCCGTATTCATCGGTTCGGGAGCCGGACTGCCCCGATTCATGGGCATTCCCGGCGAGAACCTGAACGGCGTGGTTTCGGCCAACGAATTCCTCACCCGGGCCAACCTGATGAAAGCCTACGACGACCGGTACGACACTCCGATCTATGTGGGACAGAGGGTCGTGGTCGTAGGCGGAGGCAACGTGGCCATGGATGCCGTGCGCACGGCCAAGCGGCTCGGAGCCGAGGCGTTCATCGTCTACCGCCGTTCGGAGGCGGAACTGCCCGCCCGGACGGAAGAGGTTCACCATGCCAAAGAGGAGGGGATCGACTTCCGTATGCTGACCAATCCCGTCGAGGTGCTCGGCGACGAAAAGGGCTGGGTACGCGGTATCCGCTGCATCCGCATGGAACTGGGCGAACCCGACGCATCGGGCCGCCGCTCGCCGGTGGAGATTCCCGGCTCGGAATTTGAAATAGCCTGCGACGTGGTCATCATGGCGCTGGGCACCTCGCCCAACCCGCTGATCGCTTCCACCACCCGGGGCCTCGAGACCAACCGCAAAGGCTGTATCGTGGCGGACGAAAACGGACAAACCTCACGCGAAGGCATCTTCGCCGGCGGCGACACGGTGACCGGAGCGGCCACCGTGATCCTCGCCATGGGAGCGGGACGCAAGGCCGCCAGGGCGATCGACGCCTACTTGCGCAGCAAAACGAAATAA
- the bioB gene encoding biotin synthase BioB produces the protein MNDRLEQRIKEGYRIEYGEAVELERQTPHEALWAMAGRLRTHFLGDGFDTCSIINARSGRCSENCKWCSQSRFHRTQVDVYPLIGAGEALELAAHNAAKGVRRFSLVTSGRTLSDTDLEKACGIYEELGRKVKIGLCASMGLLTSAQLRRLKEAGVERYHCNLESAPSYFPELCTTHTTEEKIQTLRRAREAGLELCSGGIIGMGESMAQRIELAVTLRDLEIRSIPLNILNPIPGTPLENMPRLTDDEVLTTAALFRIVNPQAHIRLAGGRPLIAHLFPRLLHCGVSASIVGDMLTTTGSDIDTDKEVLKKEGFRIG, from the coding sequence ATGAACGACAGGCTGGAACAACGGATCAAGGAGGGCTACCGCATAGAGTACGGGGAAGCCGTGGAACTGGAACGGCAGACGCCTCACGAGGCCCTCTGGGCGATGGCAGGGCGTCTGCGCACGCATTTTCTCGGCGACGGGTTCGACACCTGCTCCATCATCAACGCCCGTTCGGGAAGATGCAGCGAAAACTGCAAGTGGTGTTCCCAGTCCCGGTTCCACCGCACGCAGGTGGATGTCTATCCGCTGATCGGAGCCGGGGAGGCCCTCGAACTGGCGGCCCACAATGCGGCCAAGGGCGTACGGAGGTTTTCGCTGGTCACGAGCGGCCGCACCCTCTCGGACACCGATCTCGAAAAGGCCTGCGGCATCTACGAAGAGCTCGGCCGGAAAGTGAAGATCGGTCTGTGCGCCTCGATGGGGTTGCTCACCTCCGCCCAGCTACGCCGGCTGAAGGAGGCCGGCGTGGAACGCTACCACTGCAACCTGGAGAGTGCACCCTCCTATTTTCCGGAACTCTGCACGACCCACACCACGGAAGAAAAGATACAAACCCTGCGCCGGGCCCGGGAAGCGGGTCTGGAGCTCTGCTCGGGCGGCATCATCGGCATGGGGGAGAGCATGGCCCAGCGGATCGAACTGGCCGTGACGCTCCGGGACCTGGAGATACGCTCGATCCCGCTCAACATTCTCAACCCGATCCCGGGCACACCGCTGGAAAACATGCCCCGCCTGACAGACGACGAAGTGCTGACCACTGCGGCGCTTTTCCGGATCGTCAACCCGCAGGCCCACATCCGGCTGGCCGGGGGACGTCCGCTGATCGCCCATCTCTTCCCCCGCCTGCTCCACTGCGGAGTGAGCGCCTCCATCGTAGGGGACATGCTCACCACCACCGGCTCGGACATAGACACGGACAAGGAAGTGTTAAAAAAAGAGGGTTTCCGCATCGGATAA
- a CDS encoding sulfide/dihydroorotate dehydrogenase-like FAD/NAD-binding protein: MFKILEKTELAANIWQMRIEAPRVAHSARPGQFVIVRVDEQGERVPLTISDYDPAAGWVAIVVQTIGVSTKKLCALGAGDSIADFAGPLGRPSEFVSEPPESLRTKRILFVAGGVGTAPVYPQVKWLHEHGVQADVIVGAKSREMLIMTDRMRAVAGNLYIATDDGSEGYKGLVTGLIGELIEKQGKQYDLVVAIGPMIMMKFVAATTRKYGIKTIVSLNTLMVDGTGMCGACRVSVGGRTVFTCVDGPEFDGHQVDFDEAMRRQGMYRSLEQRAEKIAQERAEGHVCKIGLDK; the protein is encoded by the coding sequence ATGTTCAAGATCTTAGAGAAAACCGAACTCGCCGCCAACATCTGGCAGATGCGCATCGAAGCTCCGCGCGTGGCCCACTCCGCCCGGCCCGGCCAGTTCGTCATCGTCCGCGTGGACGAACAGGGGGAGCGCGTGCCGCTCACTATCTCCGACTACGATCCCGCCGCGGGCTGGGTGGCCATCGTCGTCCAGACCATCGGCGTATCCACCAAAAAACTCTGCGCCCTCGGCGCCGGCGATTCGATCGCCGATTTCGCCGGACCGCTGGGACGTCCCTCTGAATTCGTGTCGGAACCGCCCGAGAGCCTCCGCACGAAGAGAATTCTCTTCGTGGCCGGCGGCGTGGGCACGGCGCCGGTCTATCCGCAGGTGAAGTGGCTACACGAACACGGCGTACAGGCGGACGTGATCGTCGGCGCCAAGAGCCGGGAGATGCTCATCATGACCGACCGGATGCGCGCCGTGGCCGGCAACCTCTACATCGCCACGGACGACGGCAGCGAAGGATACAAGGGGCTGGTCACCGGCCTGATCGGAGAACTGATCGAGAAGCAGGGCAAGCAGTACGACCTGGTGGTAGCCATCGGCCCGATGATCATGATGAAATTCGTGGCGGCGACGACCCGAAAATACGGCATCAAAACGATCGTGAGCCTCAACACGCTCATGGTGGACGGCACGGGTATGTGCGGGGCCTGCCGGGTGAGCGTGGGCGGACGGACCGTCTTCACCTGCGTGGACGGCCCCGAATTCGACGGTCACCAGGTGGACTTCGACGAGGCCATGCGCCGCCAGGGTATGTACCGCAGTCTCGAACAACGGGCCGAAAAGATCGCGCAGGAACGCGCGGAAGGCCACGTATGCAAAATCGGGCTGGACAAATAA
- a CDS encoding mechanosensitive ion channel family protein, whose product MEELNDTISQMLQKTGLSGIYTEWGTKAVILLGILLVTYAATKIFRHLVIPALQTISSQTKATWDDHLFNDRVLHGVCRLLPPVVWYMLLPLAFPDMPELLDILRKICMIYLVVVSLLFISLLLNTLYEISSHHETWRDRPLKGIYQMIKLVAVCIGAILILSTLIGKDATSILAGLGASAAVLMLIFRDSILGLVAGVQLSANDMLRPGDWITMSKYGADGYVTEVTLTTVKVQNFDKTITTIPPYALVSDSFQNWRGMWESGGRRIRRSFLIDANTVHFCSGEELRRFRQKGLIPEEEEEAPERERVNLEVFRNHLLRYIQHHPGIHPDLLQMVRMLQPTAEGIPVEIYCFTRTTEWIPFEALQGEISDHVIAVLPEFGLRIFQRPSGEDLQRTKQA is encoded by the coding sequence ATGGAAGAGTTGAATGACACGATATCGCAGATGCTTCAAAAGACCGGCCTTTCCGGAATCTATACCGAATGGGGGACCAAGGCCGTCATCCTTCTGGGAATCCTGCTCGTGACGTACGCGGCGACCAAAATATTCCGCCATCTGGTCATTCCCGCCCTGCAGACCATCAGCAGCCAGACAAAGGCCACCTGGGACGACCATCTTTTCAACGACCGGGTGCTGCACGGCGTGTGCCGTCTGCTGCCACCCGTCGTGTGGTACATGCTGCTGCCGCTGGCCTTTCCGGACATGCCGGAACTGCTGGACATTCTGAGGAAGATCTGCATGATCTATCTGGTCGTCGTCTCGCTCCTGTTCATCAGCCTGCTGCTGAACACGCTGTACGAAATATCGAGCCACCACGAAACCTGGAGGGACCGGCCGCTCAAGGGAATCTACCAGATGATCAAACTAGTGGCCGTCTGCATCGGGGCCATCCTCATCCTCAGCACGCTCATCGGGAAGGACGCCACGAGCATTCTGGCCGGACTGGGAGCTTCGGCCGCCGTGCTGATGCTGATCTTCCGCGACAGCATTCTGGGACTGGTGGCCGGCGTGCAGCTCTCGGCCAACGACATGCTGCGCCCCGGCGACTGGATCACCATGAGCAAGTACGGCGCAGACGGCTACGTGACTGAAGTGACGCTGACGACCGTCAAGGTCCAGAACTTCGACAAGACCATCACGACGATCCCACCCTATGCGCTGGTCAGCGATTCGTTCCAGAACTGGCGGGGCATGTGGGAGAGCGGCGGGCGGCGGATCAGGCGCTCCTTCCTGATTGACGCCAACACGGTGCATTTCTGCTCCGGGGAGGAGCTGCGCCGTTTCCGCCAGAAGGGACTGATACCCGAAGAGGAGGAAGAGGCGCCGGAACGGGAGAGGGTCAACCTGGAAGTCTTCCGGAACCATCTCCTGCGGTACATCCAGCATCATCCCGGCATCCACCCCGACCTGTTGCAGATGGTCCGTATGCTCCAGCCGACGGCCGAGGGCATTCCCGTCGAAATCTACTGTTTCACCCGGACGACCGAATGGATTCCGTTCGAAGCGCTGCAGGGAGAAATCTCCGACCACGTCATCGCCGTGCTCCCAGAATTCGGCCTGCGGATTTTCCAGCGACCCTCGGGAGAGGATTTACAACGGACGAAACAGGCCTGA
- the trkA gene encoding Trk system potassium transporter TrkA has protein sequence MKIVIAGAGEVGSHLATMLSGNSHDIVVIDDEQKLLDEISGMADVVTIEGDCTTFATLKKASVRKADLFIAVNHEENINIISAMLAKQLGARKSIARIDNNEYLEPNNKEIFINMGIDYLFYPEKVAAREVINLLGNTATTEYVDFSGGKLVLVVFKLDSSSPLVDKTLIQVTSDRENLPYRTVAISRAGETIIPRGDDVFQEHDTIYVITNQESVHAVMEFSGKSNVEINNLMILGGSRIGVRIATELQDQVNVKLVDYNAEKAYKLAETLEKTLIINEDGRNTDSMLEEGLTNMDAFVAVTGRSETNILAALLAKRMGVKKVIAEVENLNYISLAESMGIDTIINKKLITASNIFRFTMSTDVQAIKCLTGSDAEVLEFIVKPNSPATKAKIRELDFPRDAMIGGIVRGDKIFIAVGDMEINAYDRVVVFALPDAISRIGKYFN, from the coding sequence ATGAAGATCGTAATCGCCGGAGCGGGCGAAGTGGGCAGCCATCTGGCCACGATGCTCAGCGGAAATTCACACGACATCGTCGTGATCGACGACGAGCAGAAACTGCTCGACGAGATCTCGGGCATGGCCGACGTGGTGACCATCGAAGGCGACTGCACCACGTTCGCCACCCTCAAGAAAGCCTCCGTACGCAAGGCCGACCTCTTCATCGCCGTCAACCACGAGGAGAACATCAACATCATATCGGCCATGCTGGCCAAACAGCTCGGAGCCCGTAAATCCATCGCCCGGATCGACAACAACGAGTACCTCGAACCCAACAACAAGGAGATATTCATCAACATGGGCATCGACTACCTGTTCTACCCGGAAAAGGTGGCCGCCCGGGAAGTCATCAACCTGCTGGGCAACACGGCCACCACGGAGTACGTGGACTTCTCCGGGGGCAAACTGGTGCTGGTGGTCTTCAAGCTCGACTCCTCCTCCCCGCTGGTGGACAAGACCCTGATCCAGGTGACCAGCGACCGGGAGAACCTTCCCTACCGCACGGTCGCCATCTCGCGGGCCGGGGAGACGATCATCCCCCGCGGGGACGACGTTTTCCAGGAGCACGACACGATCTACGTCATCACCAACCAGGAATCGGTACACGCCGTGATGGAATTTTCCGGCAAATCGAACGTGGAGATCAACAATCTGATGATTTTGGGCGGCAGCCGGATCGGCGTGCGCATCGCCACCGAACTGCAGGACCAAGTGAACGTCAAACTGGTGGACTACAACGCCGAAAAGGCCTACAAACTGGCCGAGACGCTGGAAAAAACACTGATAATCAACGAAGACGGACGCAACACCGACTCCATGCTCGAGGAGGGGCTCACCAACATGGACGCCTTCGTGGCCGTCACGGGCCGCTCGGAGACCAATATTCTGGCTGCCCTGCTGGCCAAGCGCATGGGGGTGAAGAAGGTGATCGCCGAGGTGGAGAACCTCAACTACATCAGCCTGGCCGAGAGCATGGGAATCGACACGATCATCAACAAAAAGCTCATCACGGCCAGCAACATTTTCCGCTTCACGATGAGTACGGACGTACAGGCGATCAAATGCCTCACGGGCAGCGACGCCGAGGTGCTGGAATTCATCGTCAAGCCCAACTCCCCGGCCACCAAAGCGAAAATCCGTGAACTCGACTTCCCGCGCGACGCCATGATTGGCGGCATCGTGCGCGGCGACAAGATTTTCATCGCCGTCGGCGACATGGAGATCAACGCCTACGACAGGGTAGTGGTATTCGCACTGCCGGATGCCATTTCACGTATCGGCAAATATTTCAACTGA
- a CDS encoding ferredoxin domain-containing protein has product MTLNEQHSRKDHILHIARGMMAAARTAPKAKGVDNLEIVTVTGDDLPRLAQKMRAMSEENGFKFFLRDANNVEQSDAVVVIGTRLGVFNLNCGMCGFPTCADKSQFESVPCAFNTNDLGIALGSAAAYAADHRIDSRIMYSAGTAARAMGLVAADCKAVLAILLSCSGKSPYFDRTADKDPQPGK; this is encoded by the coding sequence ATGACACTCAACGAACAACACAGCCGGAAAGACCATATCCTGCACATCGCCCGGGGCATGATGGCCGCAGCCCGCACGGCTCCCAAGGCCAAAGGCGTGGACAATCTGGAAATCGTGACCGTCACGGGAGACGACCTGCCCCGGCTGGCTCAGAAAATGCGGGCGATGAGCGAGGAGAACGGATTCAAGTTCTTCCTGCGCGACGCGAACAATGTGGAGCAATCGGACGCCGTCGTCGTCATCGGCACGCGGCTGGGAGTCTTCAACCTCAACTGCGGCATGTGCGGATTCCCCACCTGCGCCGACAAATCGCAGTTCGAGAGCGTTCCCTGCGCGTTCAACACCAACGACCTGGGCATTGCGCTCGGGTCGGCGGCCGCCTATGCGGCCGACCACAGGATCGACAGCCGGATCATGTATTCGGCCGGAACCGCCGCCCGCGCCATGGGGCTGGTGGCGGCCGACTGCAAGGCCGTCCTCGCCATCCTGCTCAGTTGCAGCGGAAAGAGCCCCTATTTCGACCGGACGGCCGACAAGGACCCCCAACCCGGAAAGTAA
- a CDS encoding toxin-antitoxin system YwqK family antitoxin — MKRLVLITGILLAMTGCRLFTSEIDGTTVRVDEATQFCTDKKSGKPITGTVIYTRDNPRHKIDRKAPERYKQAAFEVRNGKKTGTGYEYYPNGNIRTEYPYADGLVSGTVISYYPGGEVRCVTSYQKNKKHGTEQEFRQDGTQSREARYESGALVAEYEFDRDGNKIVSAAERLELTGFDTGFYEYIDLNSTQVLYQPMVIMKLKNISDAPLSERIKIEGVFISNDEELSSVSDYFTGIFGTPLQPGLAKQCTLRSRVGYPDPRAITGAKVSCRIYINGQLFKTTTIQNKYLHSNRIQ, encoded by the coding sequence ATGAAACGGTTGGTATTGATTACGGGTATTCTGTTGGCAATGACCGGATGTCGCCTATTTACATCCGAAATAGACGGTACAACCGTTCGTGTGGATGAAGCTACCCAGTTCTGCACCGATAAAAAGAGCGGCAAGCCGATCACGGGAACCGTAATATATACCCGAGATAACCCCCGGCATAAAATCGACCGGAAAGCCCCCGAACGCTACAAACAAGCCGCATTCGAAGTCCGAAATGGAAAAAAGACCGGAACCGGCTACGAATATTACCCCAACGGGAATATCCGGACCGAATACCCTTATGCAGACGGCCTTGTTTCCGGGACAGTCATAAGCTACTACCCCGGTGGAGAGGTCCGTTGCGTAACCTCTTACCAGAAAAACAAAAAGCACGGGACAGAGCAGGAGTTCCGCCAAGACGGGACCCAGTCTCGCGAGGCACGATACGAAAGCGGGGCTTTGGTGGCAGAATACGAATTCGACCGGGACGGGAATAAAATAGTTTCCGCCGCGGAACGGCTGGAACTGACGGGATTCGACACCGGATTCTATGAATATATCGACCTGAATTCCACCCAAGTGTTATACCAGCCCATGGTTATCATGAAGTTGAAAAACATCTCCGATGCACCGTTGTCCGAACGGATAAAGATAGAGGGGGTATTTATCTCGAACGACGAGGAACTTTCCAGCGTCTCCGATTATTTCACAGGAATTTTTGGGACGCCACTGCAACCCGGACTCGCCAAACAGTGCACTCTCAGAAGCCGTGTAGGTTATCCAGATCCGAGGGCCATTACCGGCGCGAAAGTATCCTGCAGAATATACATCAACGGACAGTTATTCAAAACGACAACCATACAAAACAAATATTTACACTCAAACCGAATTCAATAA
- a CDS encoding MATE family efflux transporter encodes MERDAIDLGTVKISVLFRKMFIPTLLGMLSMSAVTAIDGIFVGHGVGSDGIAAINICIPLLMIFTGIGLMAGVGCSVVASIHLSRRKLKAARLNVTQSLLFVTLAALIPSVAILLFPRRTALLLGSSDHLLPMVTDYLMWFVPALTFQMWIAVSLFVIRLDGAPKLAMWCSVVSAAVNVVLDWLFIFPLGWGVMGAALASTIAIVTGGTIAISYLLLFARSLRLHPLKASRKSMRLSLRNIGYQCRIGSSALLGEATMAVLMFTGNQVFMHYLGDEGVGAFGIACYYAPFVFMIGNAVAQSAQPIISYNFGTGDMARVASAGRLSLLTAVVCGIAVMSAFTLCPRFLVGLFLPPDDTAARIAIGGFPTFSLGFVFFIANLAAIGYYQSLKRIGPATAFALLRGVALLVPNFVLIPKILGETGIWLAMPVSEAGTFLVIAGFYLAARSKVNGLVRPNNG; translated from the coding sequence ATGGAAAGAGACGCTATCGACCTGGGAACAGTGAAGATTTCCGTACTATTCCGGAAAATGTTCATCCCCACCCTGCTGGGCATGCTCAGCATGTCGGCGGTAACGGCCATCGACGGAATTTTCGTGGGGCACGGCGTGGGAAGCGACGGAATCGCCGCAATCAACATCTGTATCCCCCTGCTGATGATCTTCACGGGCATCGGACTCATGGCCGGTGTGGGCTGTTCGGTGGTGGCCTCCATCCACCTGTCGAGAAGGAAACTCAAGGCCGCCCGGCTGAACGTCACGCAATCGCTGCTGTTCGTCACCCTGGCCGCCCTGATTCCCTCGGTGGCGATCCTGCTCTTTCCCCGGCGGACGGCCCTGCTGCTCGGTTCATCGGACCATCTGCTGCCGATGGTGACGGACTATCTGATGTGGTTCGTCCCCGCCCTCACGTTCCAGATGTGGATCGCTGTCTCGCTCTTCGTCATCCGCCTCGACGGCGCCCCGAAACTGGCCATGTGGTGCAGCGTCGTCTCGGCCGCCGTCAACGTCGTACTGGACTGGCTCTTCATCTTCCCGCTGGGCTGGGGCGTGATGGGCGCGGCTCTCGCCTCGACGATCGCCATCGTCACGGGAGGGACCATCGCCATCTCCTACCTGCTCCTCTTCGCCCGCAGCCTGCGTCTGCATCCGCTGAAGGCGAGCCGAAAAAGCATGAGGCTCTCGCTGCGCAACATCGGCTACCAGTGCCGCATCGGCTCCTCCGCCCTGTTGGGCGAGGCGACCATGGCCGTACTCATGTTCACGGGCAACCAGGTATTCATGCACTATCTGGGCGACGAAGGAGTGGGCGCATTCGGCATTGCCTGCTACTACGCCCCTTTCGTCTTCATGATCGGCAATGCCGTGGCCCAGTCGGCCCAGCCTATCATCAGCTACAACTTCGGGACGGGCGACATGGCCCGGGTCGCCTCGGCCGGCCGGCTGTCCCTTCTGACGGCCGTCGTCTGCGGGATCGCCGTCATGTCGGCGTTCACGCTCTGTCCCCGTTTCCTGGTAGGGCTCTTCCTGCCGCCGGACGACACGGCGGCCCGCATCGCCATCGGGGGATTTCCCACCTTCTCGCTGGGTTTCGTCTTCTTCATCGCCAACCTTGCCGCCATCGGCTACTACCAGAGCCTCAAACGGATCGGTCCCGCCACCGCTTTCGCCCTGCTGCGAGGTGTCGCCCTGCTTGTACCGAACTTCGTTCTGATACCGAAAATACTGGGAGAGACAGGCATCTGGCTCGCCATGCCGGTCTCGGAAGCGGGAACGTTCCTCGTGATCGCGGGGTTCTACCTGGCCGCCCGCAGCAAGGTTAACGGCCTGGTCCGTCCGAACAACGGGTAG
- a CDS encoding DUF1573 domain-containing protein: MRHIPLLACLLLWTVSATGQQAERSVLKFEEDTWNFGKIEELGGPVSHTFSFTNTGGKPVVLEEVSVSCGCTTPEYSKAPVLPGRTGTIRITYDPANRPGPFNKEIYIISGNRTSRNVIRVRGEVIPRPRTLEDDYPIALTSGLRIDGMSLNFSYVGQGTARSMVIRYANTSERTVSLSAAADPVCPWLKIPGPATVPPGGKGELTLTCDLTGEKLWGRASARVYLTVGGKRFATPLSVTAIGTDDFRSLSREGKEQGPRAHLDSQFYNFSDVRQGSRVSREFTLSNSGEAPLIVRAIQPQPGVSCSLREGTELAPHTKTTFRITLDLSGFEKGRLFRSISLVTNDPTRPLREIRLTANLQ; this comes from the coding sequence ATGAGACATATACCGCTGCTGGCCTGCCTGCTGCTGTGGACGGTCTCCGCAACCGGACAGCAGGCGGAACGATCCGTACTGAAATTCGAGGAAGACACCTGGAATTTCGGGAAAATCGAAGAGCTCGGCGGCCCGGTCAGCCACACCTTCTCCTTCACCAACACGGGCGGCAAACCGGTGGTTCTCGAGGAGGTCTCCGTCTCCTGCGGATGCACCACTCCCGAATATTCGAAGGCCCCCGTCCTGCCGGGACGCACGGGCACGATCCGCATCACCTACGACCCGGCGAACCGGCCCGGCCCTTTCAACAAAGAGATATACATCATCAGCGGCAACCGCACCAGCCGCAACGTAATCCGCGTGCGGGGCGAAGTGATCCCCCGTCCCCGCACCCTCGAGGACGACTATCCCATCGCGCTCACCTCCGGCCTACGGATCGACGGCATGTCACTCAATTTCAGCTACGTGGGACAGGGAACGGCACGTTCGATGGTCATCCGCTATGCGAATACCTCCGAACGCACGGTCTCACTGTCGGCCGCCGCCGATCCCGTCTGCCCCTGGTTGAAAATCCCGGGCCCTGCGACCGTTCCCCCGGGAGGGAAAGGCGAACTTACCCTCACTTGCGACCTCACCGGGGAAAAGCTGTGGGGCAGAGCTTCCGCCAGGGTCTACCTGACCGTCGGCGGCAAACGCTTCGCCACACCGCTTTCGGTCACCGCCATCGGCACGGACGATTTCCGTTCCCTAAGCCGCGAAGGAAAGGAGCAGGGGCCCCGCGCCCACCTCGATTCCCAGTTCTACAACTTTTCAGACGTGCGGCAGGGAAGCAGGGTCAGCCGCGAATTCACCCTCTCCAACAGCGGAGAAGCCCCTCTGATCGTCCGGGCCATACAGCCGCAGCCGGGTGTAAGCTGCTCTCTGCGGGAGGGTACCGAGCTCGCCCCGCATACGAAAACCACTTTCCGCATCACGCTCGATCTGTCGGGTTTCGAAAAGGGACGGCTGTTCCGCAGCATCTCCCTCGTCACGAACGACCCCACCCGCCCCCTGCGGGAAATCCGGCTCACGGCCAATCTGCAATAA